The window TAATGCCAATCTGACTAATGTTTAATTAAATCTCGAGCCTTgtgatgataaaataaaaactgatgaGAATGTCAAAGGTCAAACAACTTGCTTAGGCTTTTGTTGCTTAGATTGATGGATTTTCACTCTAAGATCGACATATTTAATTGAATAGCCACATATAGTCATATTCATCATTAATTTAGAGAAACACtccatatatattttaacaataaGAATTGGAACATTTTCTTGTGTGTATGGAAGCAGACACtggaattttccaactcaaacAACATTGTGGTCAGTGCATTAACCTCCTTAAACAGCCAATTGTATCACATTGTCGTAAATGGCTGCCAAAACGTGAAAATGCAAGGTGTTAAGGTCATTGCGCCCGGAAATAGCCCAAACACTGATGGCATTCATGTTCAATTATCTTCAAGTGTCACAATTCTCAACTCTAAGATTGGGTCCGGTGATGATTGCATCTCAATTGGCCCTGGTACCACTAACTTGTGGATTGAGAATGTTGCATGTGGACCTGGGCATGGAATTAGGTAAAtaactttgtatttttatttttttgatcttCATTCAAATATTACATGATTGGAACAACCATATATATTAGATGGTGATGCTACATTGGTCTCATTGGTTCAATTAATTGGTGCAGCATTGGGAGTTTAGGCAAGGACCAACAAGAGGCTGGTGTACAAAATGTAACAGTCAAAACAGTTACTTTTACCGGTACTCAGAATGGGGTGAGAATTAAGTCATGGGGAAGGCCTAGCAATGGGTTTGCTAGGAACATTCTTTTTCAACATGTCACTATGCAAGATGTCCAAAATCCAGTTGTAATTGACCAAAATTATTGCCCCAGCAATGAAGGTTGCCCTGGTCAGGTAAGATAAATTTGAAGCATATTTTACATGCAAATGTTTTTTTAACCATGATTTGGTTACTTCTAAAAAGGACTTAACATGTTCAAATAAATCACACAATATAGATTCTAAAAATTTTTGCCCCCATGTGTTCATGACGTTAACCTTTAAAGCTACTCATACCCACTATATAGTTGGGTCCATTATCATCGCAAACTCAAATCTTACTCTGCATTAGTTTCAAACCCAAATTGTACCCCCAAAACATTTTCAATGTTTTGACTTCATAATCtgttcaatatttttcttttatcttttcttttttttagttggaGCTTGCATACCATGATACTACTATCAAATGGAAAATTgacatatagtttttttttttaacaggttTCTGGTGTTCAAATTAGTGATGTGACATACCAAGACATCCATGGAACATCAGCTACAGAGGTTGCTTTGAAATTTGATTGTAGTTCGGAGTACCCATGCTCGGGAATAATATTGGAGAATGTAAAGCTCACTTACAATAATAATCAAGTGGCCCAAGTTTCATGTGTCAATGCTGCTGGGACATCTACTGGTTTTGTCCAGCCCACGGGTTGCTTGTAGAGGGGAAAAATGATTCAGAATCCATATCTACGAAGGATTGAAAAGGAATCCTCATTCTTGTCCTTTCATCCTTAGGCAGAAAATTTATACTTATTTTTAGTTTCATAGTATGATTGTTAGTGTGATACGTCATTGATCGAGTGACAAGTTAATTGCTTGAGCCGGTGGCAGTGCTAGTCCATTGGGCTTTCTTGAAGCCTGCCTGACCTTGCAATCAACATATAACTCGTATATGGATGTTTGTGTGCGAATTGTTGTAAAATGTACGTATTATTTTCATACTTTAAACAATTTGACGTTGGACCTTACTTATTCAGAAATTTttatcattccattttgcaatGTCAAGACACATAAAGCATATTTAGTTAtatcatgaaaataattttatcaaggaaaaaaaaaaaaaaaaaaagaagagagagaaaaagagagtaaaaattaaaagacattttAAAATGGCTATAGTGAAGCAGTGATCTATTTAATGCCTATATTGTGTCAGCCTCTGGAACTGAATAGTGGATAAATGTGGTTTGCAAAATCCCCGGCCCTTGggccaagaaatttttttaaaaaaaaattcctagaaatATCCATCACAAAAATATGCTGTCATGcacaaatataaattattaattaaaaatatgaaaatgtataagaacataaacataaatacaCTACCCGCACGCCCGCACCAAGGGTACCCGGCCCTTGGgccaagaaatttaaaaataaaaaaataaaaaaaatcccagaAATACCCATCACAAAAATATGCTATcatgcacaaatataaaaataaatatgtaattaattaaaaatatgaaaatatataagaacataaacataaatacactaaaaaaaataaaaaataaaactgattTATGCCGGCATTTATTTTCAGCATTTTTAAAAACCCCGCTATAGAAGTTACAACTTCCAAAGTAATCTCAAATAGTCAAATGtgtaagcaaaataaaaaatggtaagttaggatatatatattggttaatcgtttaaaaattattattttttattatattagcttacttatttgatttatttatgaattattatactttattttataattccCATTTGAAGTTAACTTTATGCGTTGGgatccaatatatatatttgggcaAATATGTGTTGGGCTTCACTCAATGATGAGAAATTCGAGTCCATACTCTTTTTGTTGGGCTCAGGCTTAATTTCTTTGTAACTATAAAATATATTGGTAGCCATCTCTTTTTGTTTGGCCCGTTGCTGATTTGCCGTATTTTAAACTTGACTTTAGCAAGTCCAATAAGGCTAATCATTCAtcaacacatacacacaaaatgATGCAATTCGttggcaaaaatggcccaataccatcaattttggaaataatttgccttgaaacactgtttctgaactatatagtaatgtaccactttttctggtactcgagcttggtgagctcgagtaccatgtttttttaatccactgtcgccccatattcaaggagccctatagtagcgtttttaagccctatagtgacgttttcgggccctatagcagcgtttttaagcccccatacaGGTTAAGGggccttatagtgacgttttcgggccctatagcggcgttttcctgcaaaaatttttttataagtccccataacaggttcaaggagccctatagtggcgtttttaagccctatagtgacttTTTGGGccatatagcggcgttttcctgcaaaatttttttataagtccccataacaggttcaaggggccctatagtggcgtttttaagccctatagtgacgttttcgggccctatagcggcattttttttttttgagaagatgtttgaccaatgaaaagatggtactcgagctcaccaagctcgagtaccagaaaaagtggtacattgctatatagttcagaaacagtgtttctggacaaattatttccaaaattgatggtattgggccatttttgccgCAATTCGTTCGCATATAAACAGTAGCTTGGCCCAAAAAACATAACCATTTTAGATGTAGCCTTTTAGGGCCCATttgaccttttcttttttcatttttttggataagcaTTTAACCAATTTTTAGCCAACTTTActttgttttttccttcattCTCAATataaacatatcctagatttTTTATTAATCATCAATGCGACCAGTCTTCatgcctcttttctttttttaattttttatttacctaCATACTTTAATGTCTAACATGCATGCATGGTAATTTAAGCATGATTTTAGtttagccttttattttcttacaaTAATTAGTAGGGGAGAGGGAGATGGATTCAAATCCAGATTCTCTTCCATGAGATCAAGAACTTGATGCATGTATGCTTGTCAATTCTTCTAATTACCACATCACGAATACCATCACAAATAAGGTTTAAGCTTTTGTGCATGAAGTTCATAGTTCACCAAAGATAAAGTAGGGATAATTTGATACAATTTGAGGTTTAATACTGCAATTTTACCTGGagctttttcttaaaattaattttaaataggaatcaaatataatttatttaatatattacataaaaatataatttttttcctttttagaattaaatttatctattaagcttttttttaaaaaaatatttatcattaaaaaaaaaatattttaagaagaTGGAGACCGGAGAGTAGGGGTGTCAATAttcgacccaacccgcgaacacgacacgaacccaacacgggtttttttgggttagggttggaccttaatgggtttgggttataAACTGGTCGAcccgaaagcgacacgataagaaatGTGTCATAAGTGGGTCAACTCGCGTAACCCGCAATAaacacgtttgacacgccaatttatttgtgtcaacccgaaatgacccacttaacacaacccgtttaactcatataacaaataaatatttattttttttagatttgtcaaataccttttttatccaacatatattttaaatttagaaagaaaagtgagtaattataaaaatttataaggaatataattggaaattgaaacttagcATTTGACGAGTttcaaggatattatatttttgttaaactatgttattttatttttgttaaactttgttattttgaatttggattgaagtgtaaagaacttatttctagatgaatgttatatttctgttgaattatattattttgaatgtgggttgaagacttgaagtgtatgcattgctttttaggatgtaaaaaaattatttctagatagatgttatatttaatattatgcaggttgaaatgggttgtgctacattcgtgtcaacctaacacgactcgtttattaagtgtgtcaaatgggttgggtcaggtcaacccgccttattaacaggtcgggttagggttgaagaatcatgacacgattattaaatggatcGGGTTAGGGTTAAGTCATTTAGTcaaatacccctacctcgacacgacacgaacccgatacgttaacccgaattgacacccctaccgGAGAGGCATTGGGCTGGGGCCCAACGCGTGGGTCTatacaataacaaaaaagaaaggtgGTATTGTTTCGTTGTTGTGTTTATTTTGCatattatgtttgtttgtttgttttgttttttttttttttaatataaatttgaacTGCATATATTCTTCATGTGGATCGGTGGATGCCAATTTGTCAAAAGGAGATGTGCTGGAAATCGAACTATTTGCAATTTCCAATAAATAAGTCTCTTGAGATTTTAATAAACAAGTCTCTTGTGATATTTGTAGACTAAGGCCAAATTGATGAGATCGAATGAGTGCATGGGAACCCATCAACAAAGTGTCAGCAATCATAGGGAGTTATTCGCATGTAGCTGCGACAAATTTGCCTCCTTCATCATGCAACTTAACTGGTTGCATGAATTTGGGAGGAGCCAGTACTCCTCCCAAATTCTCACCTTCTCCCCTATTACCTAGGCCTATCCAGCGACTCGTGTAATCCGACCCGCCCGACCGTATCCGCCCGACCCGAAGGCCCACGGGTGAATCCGAGTGTATATACGGGTCGGATACGGTTGTTGTTTTAAAAGGAACCAAATAATCGGTTCGGGTTTTGggttacataataaaaaatccgaataacccgacccgaccgaatatttgataaaataaaataataaaccacTGTTACCACTCAGTTTCAGTCAGCTATAAGTCATGTCGTCTGGGACTCTGGGTAGTGGAGTGGGTAACGTGCTGAACTGGGCACAACTTCCCAATTTCAAATCCaaccattgaattttttttttttttttttatttatttattaagaaagAGCTGTTGATCAACggatataaatatattagtcAATCTACTCTACAGGCTACCAGTACAGCTCCTAGCACAGCACAGAGAGTCAGAGATTTCAAAATCAACggttaaaattaaattcatatcaAAATCTAACGGTCACAATTAAAGATGAAGTGATCAACGGCCTGATATAATCTCATATCTcaacactctctctcactattcaCTATTCAGAGTTCAGTCTTCACTCTTCACCGAATCAAGATCAACTGATCAAGTGATCAACGGCCTCAATCTCTCTTCATTCTTCACCTAATCACTCTCTCACCATATCCACGGCTTCAGACCTcagtcactctctctctctctaatcgcAATCTCATACCTCTCACTCTCAAAGAAGTAACGTTCTCTGCAAtctgcatctctctctctttctctatctcagATTCTCAATCTCAAATCCTCAAAACCTAGAATCACTTCACCAAATCCTCTAGAGTCTAGTCTCACATGAATGCTCTCTGCCTCTCACTCTCTAATCTCTACAGTCCCTTCACCAATTTCATACGAAATCTCAAGACTCAAATCTTCATCAGTCTTCAATCTTCACCCTTTAAAAGCTTGCATCTTCGGTCTTCTCACCAATGAACAAACCACACTCTCAAACTCTCAGTTCTCACTTTGCCTCTCTCTACTCCAAGGTCCAAACCCTAGCTTCTCACTACAAGTTCTTCACACCTAgccaccgccgccgccgccgccaccaGCAGCAGCCACTCCTCTCCCTGCCGACGATCATATGGGTTGAACCTAGGGTATGTGTTCTCCTTTtctcatctctctttttttttcagtctCTCATTGATTATATATGTTATGAAAATCTActgttaaaatcaaataaaccctaagttttataatttgaaaCCCTAACTAGAAATAGTTGAAACCTTAACCATTtacttttgttctttgttcaGTAACTTAagttgtttgattaattttgttcctatttaaattttattcaggAATTGAAAGTTGTACATGTGGGGTTTTCAGTGTCTTCAAACTTGAAATTAACACCCACGGTGTTTTAAGGtatgatttttgtttccctttgttttttgtgttcaaAGTTGGgattttgttctgtttttgttAGAGACGTAGAGTTGATGCATGTAACTTAAGCTGTTGTGGATGTGTTCAATGTTTcagcttttattatttagtaaaatttatactgttaaaaatcaaataaactcccaagttttttgttctttgtttatttgtttgattaattctgttcctattttaattttactCAGGAATTGAAAGTTGTCCAAGTGGGGTTTTCAGTCTTCAAATTCATAACTCCAACACCCCTAGTTTCTTTAAGGtatgatttttgtttccctttgtgttttgtgttaaAAGTTgggattttgttcttttttttttttgttagagttTTATGTAGAATGCTGTTATCTAGATTCAAGTATCAaagattttcctttttggtttgtttgattattattattaattgttagTTTGCTAATttctatgtttgattttttaggtCATGGATTCCTCCACTAATGCTCCCTTTGTTTCTACACAAGCCGATGGTGCTGCTGCCACCCAAGCAGATGGTGCTACTGCCACTGCCACCCAAGACGCTGCTGCTGCAacccaagctgaagctactgaTGGTGAGTTGCCCCTAGTTCCACCTAGTGTAGTGAGTAAGACTGGTACTGGTAGTGGTAGGAAAAAGTCTTTAGCTTGGaatcattttgaaaaagtaaaggtAGATGAGGGTGTCACTATGGCTGTAtgtaattattgtaaaaaatcatatctgGCTGATAGTAAGAGTTGTGGTACTAGTAATTTATTAGCTCATGTGACAATCTGTCCTAAGAACCCTAATAGAGAAGATAAAGGGCAGAAAACCTTGgcttttgaacccaaaaatgaTGGAGATGAAGGGTTCAAACTTGTGTCAACAACTTTTTCTGTTGAGGCTTCTAGAAAGGCACTAGCTGAAATGATAATAATTGATGAGTTGCCTTTTAGGTGTGTTGAGGGTTATGGGTTTAAGAAATATGTAACTACGTTACAACCTAAGCTTCGTGTAAAAGATATTCCATCTCGACAAACTGTGGCTAGAGATGTAATTGGAATTTataatagtgagagagagaagctaaGGAAATCCTTGAAAGGTTGTAGGGTGTGTCTTACTACGGACACATGGACTTCTctacaaaatttgaattatatgtGTCTCACATGTCACTTTATTGATGATACTTGGAAGTTgcataaaagaattttaaatttttgtcaagttgaaGATCATAAGGGGGAGACTATAGGTAGAAAGATTGAGATGTCTTTGCGTGAGTGGGGTATTGATGGCATATTCACTTTGACAGTGGATAATGCTAGTTCCAATTTAACCACAGTTAAATTTTTACAAAGGGTAACAAAAGATTGGAATGGGACAGTTTTAGGAAATGAGTTAATGCACATGAGGTGTTGTGCCCATATCCTAAATCTAATTGTTGGGGAGggtttgaaagaaattgatgCATCTGTTGCTAGGGTGCGTGAAGCTGTGAGGTATGTGAAGTCCTCGCCTAATAGAAATCAAACCTTTAGGAATTTTATGGAGAGGTTAGGTATGGAGTCCAAGAGTCTTCTTTGTTTAGATGTACCTACTAGGTGGAACTCAACTTACCTTATGTTAGAAACTACTGAAAAATTCGAGAAAGTATTCCTTAGGATGGACTTTGAAGATGATGGTTATTCATCATATTTTAGGAGCAAGGAAGATAGTGGTGGTTTGGGATCTCCTTGTATGAGTGATTTCCAAAATTGTAGGGCATTTGTGACTTTCTTGAGGCTTTTTACAATGCAACAAAGAAGTTTTCTGGCTCTTTGTATGTGACCTCAAATGCCTTTTTTGATGAAATCTTTGTTATTCAGGAGAGTATTTCTCATTTAGTTAAATCCCAAAACACCCTCTTGAAAAACATAGCCACAAACATGCAAACTAAATTTGAGAAGTACTGGGGGGAAGGTGATAAGATTAATCCTCTTTTGTATGTGGCTGTTGTTCTTGATCCACgaaaaaaattgaggtttttgaagttctctttttctgaaatttatggGAATGAAGTGGGGAGTGTGATGGTTGATAAGGTGAAAGCTCTTTTGATGAAATTGTATACTTTTTTCTGTTCTGTTAATTCCCCAAATGTGGAAAAACCAAGTGGGGGTGAGAGGACACCAATGGTGGTAGGTGATGCAAGTGATCCATATATGATGGTTCACTCTCGGTATGAGCTTTTCTTAGAAGCTGAGCAATCTATAGGTTGTAGTAATGAGGTTGACAAGTATTTAGCTGAAAATTGTGATGGTAGAAGGGATGGGAATTTTGAGGTGTTGGGGTGGTGGAAGTACAATTCTAGTAGGTACCCAATGTTGTCCAAAGTGGCTAAGGATGTGCTGGCTGTACCAGTTTCGACTGTTGCATTTGAGTCAGCATTTAGCACCGGAGGCCGCATTGTTGATCCATTTCgaagttctctctctcctctcatggTTCAAAACCTTGTATGTGCACAAAATTGGCTTCAAGCCACGGTACCAATTTCTCATCGCCAATCAAGGGATGAGGTTGAGGCATTGGAGGAGGAATTTCATGATTTAGGTAATATGTTTAAATTCTAGAACCTATAGTCTATGTCTCAtgttcaaacaaaatttaatatgttgtatttatttccttttcttttctagttttaaatCAACAGTTATCATCAAGTGCATCAGCAAGTACCAGCTCCAAATTGGGTTCTAGCTTAGGCAAACGACCCATAATTAGTGTTGAAGATTGATAACTGAGTTGGTATGTTACTGCCTTTGGCCTCTTACTGTTATAAGCTTGCTGGCTTGCTGCCCTTTATATTTGGTCTTGTATTTGGTagtaatatattatttgttaaatatttttttgtcttttgtaggcGGAATCACTTATTTTGTGAAGGAGGCAAAACCTTTTGGGAACATTTTGGAagcttttttataaattgcttTTCTAACAATACTAGTCTTAATGCTTATAGGAAAGAAATCCTAGGAATCatataggttttcttttctattagttATAAGCTTGAGAATTTGTCATTTAATGTTTGggaaaagctatttttttttggaaatacttgtggtattttataatttgtaattaattatattgttgGGAACATTGTATAGCCAGCAAGGTTGCTGCCTTATGATTTACTGCCTTGTGGAAACATTGATTTTACTGCCTTATAATTAATCACTTGTTGTGTGGTTGTTGGAATGGAAATACACGTTTTGTGtattgttttgctattttgtccAGGTTATTTGTTGTGGTAATTTTTGGGTAGTCAATGTGGCTGTTTAACAAGTCACAGGTGGTGAAAATAGGATTTTGTGTTACATGTGTGGAGGCTGTTTAGTCAATGTGTGGAGGTTGTTTAGTCAATTTGTAGTCAATGTGGCTGTTTAGTTTTTGTGGTCCATGTGTGGAGGCTGAACGGATGTTGTAAAAATaggtttattttgtgttgttgtgGAATATTTTGTCCAGGATATTTAATGCTTAACAGGTGGTAGAAATTAGCTTATTTTGTGACCTTTGGTGAGGTTATTTTTCCAGGAAGATTTTGTTCTGAAGGCCCAATATATTTGGAAGTGAAGTTGCTTAATTTTAGTTTAGTTGAAAGccccattttttaaaaaaaaattagggaaaaCGGAGGCCCAATCTGTTTTATATGGAAAGTTCAAAAATTATGACacccaaataatttttaaaactgcCAACTCCTTAATTTGGGCTAAAAGTGGGCTAAAAGGGCTGATAAAATTTTACCTACAAAAATTTCATATAAGTTCAAAAACTGGGCCCATATTAATGGCCCAACCCGCCTAACCGACAGCTCCGACCCGCTCATCCGGTGACCCAAAGCACCGGATCCGACCCGACTATTCGATCGGATACGGGTCTAAAATTCATCCACCCGATTCAAACGGGTCGAGTTTGGTTCAGGCCCAAACCCGAACcgacccgacccgtggacaggcCTACTATTACCAATTCACCATCTTGATTCTAGACGCTATTCGGATTATGTgacttttgtttggttgatccCAACTTAATTGATCAGTGGATTAATGACCTGTTTAGAAGTTTAAAAAGAGAGGAAAGGGGAGaggagtagaggggaggagagtagaggggaatgattCTCCTCTacattgtttggatgtttttaaaattagtaagggagAAGGGAATAATTAGCCCTTCCTCTTatttagatgttttaaaatttaggataGAAAGGAGAagtaataatttaaatagacaaatttacccctatttgaaaatggacttgccacataaaaaaaaaaaaaaaaaaaaaaaggacttgcaacattggtttataattaatttatcagTTTTGTAAAGTCTTGAACCTGATTATCATTGTTCAAATCTTAGAATatgttagtgatttttttttttttttttttttgagaagcagaaataaaatttaaaaaaaaataaaacaaaataacactggaaagttttttttttttttagagaaaatacCCCTGGAAAGTTCAAAACTCGGTATCCTTCTCCGCTGGGTCAACTCGTCCGATCGGCGATCTCCACGGCAATTTGGAGAAGTCGAAGCAAGCGTTACAACTTGCTAAGTTGATAAACAACTCCGGCGACTAGACCGGCAGGTCAACGACCGTGGTTCAGGTCGGTGATGTACTCGATCGCAGCGATGATTAGTCTGAACCGTGCCGGCTTTAGCAATTTTGAGCCGATTTTCTGACTTGTTCTTCACGATGAGTCTGATCTCCATGGCCGCTTGCTTTTGCTCCTTAATTGAACAGGACTGGATGTTAGAGACGAGTTGTTGGATCAACTCGTCCAAGTTCTCCGACGCGCAGGCCATGACGAGCTGCCGGCTCTGTGAAGAAGTTGTCGGAAACTCACCGGATCTATTGTTGTTACATTCGCTAAAATAGTGAAGCTTCAATCAAAGCAAACAAAAACAGTGAATCTCaggtcttttttattttttatttttttattttattttttaattttttcattcaacttaaattttctcaggaaacaaacaaaaaataatttgtgtgtaattttgttaatttagaaagggtaaattagGGAATTTACTTGgacaataatttatctactctattCTTCCTCCAAATCTCCCCAATTTGGGacaattaaaaatgaggggttagagggagttgaaacccctccaaagtccaaaccccTCTCATTCCtttcttaaaaaacttccaaacaaggtaattggattactctccctccttttttaaacatccaaataagccataaattagaaaatatgattttgggATCATTAAAACCGATGAcctacaaaattttcaagagatcttttctgttttttttttttaattagagtttTTTAATGCATCATTACCATTATTGCAACTTGCAAGGTCAGCCCTAAACTCTctaaataaaggaaaaacatTGTCTTTGTTTAAAATGGATCTATTTATGATTTATATCAAAACATAGTTGGTACTCATGCTCTTGAATTCATCTTTGATTACCTAATGTAAACTAATTATTCTAATAATAACAGATATTAAAACTGGCTGAGATGATTTTTCTCGTGCATTTCTCAAATAGTAGCTATATGGATGTTTGTGTGCGAATTTTTGTAAAACGTATGGTTGCGTTTAAtgtattattttcatattttaaacaattttacGTTGGACCTCACTTAATCAGAAATTTTTATCATTCCATTTTTCAATGTCAAGACTAGACACATAAAGCATATTTAGTTAtatcatgaaaataattttatcaaggaagaaaaaaaaaaaaaaaagaaagaaaagaaaagaaaaagagaataaaaattcaaagacaTTTTAAAATGGCTATAGTGAATTGGTCCATTTAACGCCTACATTGTGTCATcccttaacaaaaataaaaccaacaaaaaaaagtaagctCTGCTTTTCCATCTTCTTCCTCAGTCCTGTACCAGCACGATGGTCTGCCatttccatcttcttcttcctcagtCCTCTAC of the Quercus robur chromosome 10, dhQueRobu3.1, whole genome shotgun sequence genome contains:
- the LOC126701567 gene encoding polygalacturonase-like, with product MAYLRSSLVLALLSMFRSLVLASSITYDVVSLGAIADGKTDSTQAFVSAWTKACASVSSAMIYVPAGRFYLGQVVFSGPCKNNAITVRIAGTLVAPSDYTVLGNTGTWLLFEQVNGVTISGGILDGQGTGLWSCKASGNGCPSGATTLEFSNSNNIVVSALTSLNSQLYHIVVNGCQNVKMQGVKVIAPGNSPNTDGIHVQLSSSVTILNSKIGSGDDCISIGPGTTNLWIENVACGPGHGISIGSLGKDQQEAGVQNVTVKTVTFTGTQNGVRIKSWGRPSNGFARNILFQHVTMQDVQNPVVIDQNYCPSNEGCPGQVSGVQISDVTYQDIHGTSATEVALKFDCSSEYPCSGIILENVKLTYNNNQVAQVSCVNAAGTSTGFVQPTGCL
- the LOC126702811 gene encoding zinc finger BED domain-containing protein RICESLEEPER 2-like, whose protein sequence is MSAWEPINKVSAIIGSYSHVAATNLPPSSCNLTGCMNLGGARIESCPSGVFSLQIHNSNTPSFFKVMDSSTNAPFVSTQADGAAATQADGATATATQDAAAATQAEATDGELPLVPPSVVSKTGTGSGRKKSLAWNHFEKVKVDEGVTMAVCNYCKKSYLADSKSCGTSNLLAHVTICPKNPNREDKGQKTLAFEPKNDGDEGFKLVSTTFSVEASRKALAEMIIIDELPFRCVEGYGFKKYVTTLQPKLRVKDIPSRQTVARDVIGIYNSEREKLRKSLKGCRVCLTTDTWTSLQNLNYMCLTCHFIDDTWKLHKRILNFCQVEDHKGETIGRKIEMSLREWGIDGIFTLTVDNASSNLTTVKFLQRVTKDWNGTVLGNELMHMRCCAHILNLIVGEGLKEIDASVARVREAVRYVKSSPNRNQTFRNFMERLGMESKSLLCLDVPTRWNSTYLMLETTEKFEKGICDFLEAFYNATKKFSGSLYVTSNAFFDEIFVIQESISHLVKSQNTLLKNIATNMQTKFEKYWGEGDKINPLLYVAVVLDPRKKLRFLKFSFSEIYGNEVGSVMVDKVKALLMKLYTFFCSVNSPNVEKPSGGERTPMVVGDASDPYMMVHSRYELFLEAEQSIGCSNEVDKYLAENCDGRRDGNFEVLGWWKYNSSRYPMLSKVAKDVLAVPVSTVAFESAFSTGGRIVDPFRSSLSPLMVQNLVCAQNWLQATVPISHRQSRDEVEALEEEFHDLGNMFKF